A genomic window from Camelus ferus isolate YT-003-E chromosome 9, BCGSAC_Cfer_1.0, whole genome shotgun sequence includes:
- the LOC106729574 gene encoding inactive serine/threonine-protein kinase TEX14 isoform X4 produces the protein MSSLRSHLPVELGSVRNPEGQVGRLHRLAVAGGPSWGLTRLLQRVVQVDGENSAGQTALFLSALLGHSSAVRLLLAFGANPNHRCLDGSTPVHAGAFSGRSLVMLHLLQAGGDLRLHDQQGHTPWDWAEQGGAKQSCEMRELLQLCRANISALVHSSELAPTASVDQLQAGSGHSLCGGSLFFLRLVQADRAPWPEQIRRSPQIPASGFGQLSSLWPLGLVTGIPLADPKELLPAQGEPDRTYESSSHTLMANLLWRGHPVTVRQLKAPGTQPDVLLADLQHCSTLHHPSLLLLMALSPSADLSGLCLLFEPVWLGSLHVVLHPQGPREVRPRGGPRPVPGLLPGRLLLQVLEALLFLQARWRAHGGLSSHAVQLVRPGLAKVGSLEHGRPLHQRWLRPRPQQGYPWGGPGPGLPPPPELYPWLPLELICGDTPAATSDLYSFCILAQEVFTGELPWAGREGPEVKAKLEAGESPALDPLVPAPYQALVRAGLGLGPADRRGSLQSTRYLLREAMAQDSAPEVSSPVDWTTLCPSRQGFPPETLYPDVAPRANTTPRPVPPVMSLGPSPPQVMGHSRVQSGAAWNSGSSLTLGSSPSPNPSLCPGHSPTARVSLHRCLEPRSTAHPELCGHLVAAPVFFSCRIPALS, from the exons TTGTCCAGGTAGATGGTGAGAACTCTGCTGGGCAGACGGCGCTCTTCCTCTCTGCGCTGCTGGGCCACAGCTCTGCCGTGCGGCTCCTGCTGGCCTTTGGTGCCAACCCCAACCA CCGCTGCCTCGATGGCAGCACACCCGTGCATGCGGGCGCCTTCTCCGGCCGCAGCCTGGTTATGCTGCACCTGCTGCAGGCAGGGGGCGACCTGCGTCTGCATGACCAGCAGGGTCACACCCCATGGGACTGGGCAGAGCAGGGTGGTGCCAAGCAGAGCTGTGAG ATGCGGGAGCTGTTACAGCTCTGCCGGGCCAACATATCAGCACTAGTACACAGCAGTGAGTTGGCACCCACTGCATCCGTGGACCAGTTGCAGGCCGGCTCTGGACACAGCCTGTGTGGTGGTTCCCTGTTCTTTCTGCGGCTGGTGCAAGCGGACAG GGCACCATGGCCGGAGCAGATCAGGAGATCCCCCCAAATTCCAGCCTCAGGGTTCGGCCAG CTGAGCAGCCTGTGGCCACTGGGGCTGGTAACAGGCATACCCCTCGCAGATCCCAAGGAGCTACTGCCAGCCCAGGGCGAGCCCGACCGCACCTATGAGAGCAGCTCCCACACCCTCATGGCCAA CCTCCTGTGGAGGGGCCACCCTGTGACCGTGAGGCAGCTGAAGGCACCTGGAACCCAGCCTGACGTGCTGCTGGCTGACCTTCAGCACTGCAG CACCCTGCACCACCCCAGCCTGTTGCTGCTGATGGCATTGAGCCCCTCGGCGGACCTGTCGGGGCTGTGCCTTCTCTTCGAACCCGTGTGGCTGGGCTCCCTGCATGTGGTGCTGCACCCACAGGGACCTAGAGAGGTGAGGCCCCGTGGGGGGCCCCGCCCTGTGCCAGGCCTGCTGCCCGGCCGCCTGCTGCTGCAGGTGCTGGAGGCCCTGCTGTTCCTGCAGGCCCGCTGGCGTGCTCACGGCGGCCTCAGCTCCCACGCCGTGCAGCTGGTGCGGCCAGGCCTGGCCAAGGTAGGCAGCCTGGAACACGGGCGTCCGCTGCATCAACGCTGGCTGAGGCCCAG GCCACAGCAGGGCTACCcctggggaggcccaggcccaggaCTGCCCCCACCTCCCGAACTGTATCCATGGCTGCCACTTGAGCTCATCTGTGGTGACACGCCTGCCGCCACCTCAGACCTCTACAGCTTCTGCATCCTGGCCCAGGAGGTCTTCACTG GAGAGCTGCCCTGGGCTGGACGAGAGGGGCCTGAGGTGAAGGCCAAACTGGAGGCAGGTGAGAGCCCAGCCCTGGACCCGCTGGTGCCAGCCCCCTACCAGGCCCTGGttcgggctgggctgggcctagGGCCTGCTGACCGCCGGGGCAGCCTGCAGAGTACACGATACCTGCTGCGGGAGGCCATGGCCCAG GACTCGGCTCCCGAGGTGAGCTCCCCGGTGGACTGGACCACACTGTGCCCTTCACGCCAGGGTTTCCCACCAG AGACATTGTACCCTGATGTGGCTCCCAGAGCCAACACTACACCCAGGCCTGTGCCCCCCGTGATGTCCctaggcccctccccaccccag GTCATGGGCCACAGCAGAGTCCAGAGTGGTGCAGCCTGGAATTCGGGCAGCAGCCTGACTCTAGGCAGCAGCCCAAGTCCCAACCCTAGCCTCTGCCCAGGCCACAGCCCCACGGCCAGGGTCAGCCTGCACCGCTGCCTGGAGCCCAGATCCACA gCCCATCCTGAGCTCTGTGGCCACCTGGTGGCAGCTCCAGTCTTTTTCTCCTGCAGGATCCCAGCTCTGAGCTAA
- the LOC106729574 gene encoding inactive serine/threonine-protein kinase TEX14 isoform X5 yields the protein MSSLRSHLPVELGSVRNPEGQVGRLHRLAVAGGPSWGLTRLLQRVVQVDGENSAGQTALFLSALLGHSSAVRLLLAFGANPNHRCLDGSTPVHAGAFSGRSLVMLHLLQAGGDLRLHDQQGHTPWDWAEQGGAKQSCEMRELLQLCRANISALVHSSELAPTASVDQLQAGSGHSLCGGSLFFLRLVQADRAPWPEQIRRSPQIPASGFGQLSSLWPLGLVTGIPLADPKELLPAQGEPDRTYESSSHTLMANLLWRGHPVTVRQLKAPGTQPDVLLADLQHCSTLHHPSLLLLMALSPSADLSGLCLLFEPVWLGSLHVVLHPQGPREVRPRGGPRPVPGLLPGRLLLQVLEALLFLQARWRAHGGLSSHAVQLVRPGLAKVGSLEHGRPLHQRWLRPRPQQGYPWGGPGPGLPPPPELYPWLPLELICGDTPAATSDLYSFCILAQEVFTGELPWAGREGPEVKAKLEAGESPALDPLVPAPYQALVRAGLGLGPADRRGSLQSTRYLLREAMAQDSAPEVSSPVDWTTLCPSRQGFPPGSQL from the exons TTGTCCAGGTAGATGGTGAGAACTCTGCTGGGCAGACGGCGCTCTTCCTCTCTGCGCTGCTGGGCCACAGCTCTGCCGTGCGGCTCCTGCTGGCCTTTGGTGCCAACCCCAACCA CCGCTGCCTCGATGGCAGCACACCCGTGCATGCGGGCGCCTTCTCCGGCCGCAGCCTGGTTATGCTGCACCTGCTGCAGGCAGGGGGCGACCTGCGTCTGCATGACCAGCAGGGTCACACCCCATGGGACTGGGCAGAGCAGGGTGGTGCCAAGCAGAGCTGTGAG ATGCGGGAGCTGTTACAGCTCTGCCGGGCCAACATATCAGCACTAGTACACAGCAGTGAGTTGGCACCCACTGCATCCGTGGACCAGTTGCAGGCCGGCTCTGGACACAGCCTGTGTGGTGGTTCCCTGTTCTTTCTGCGGCTGGTGCAAGCGGACAG GGCACCATGGCCGGAGCAGATCAGGAGATCCCCCCAAATTCCAGCCTCAGGGTTCGGCCAG CTGAGCAGCCTGTGGCCACTGGGGCTGGTAACAGGCATACCCCTCGCAGATCCCAAGGAGCTACTGCCAGCCCAGGGCGAGCCCGACCGCACCTATGAGAGCAGCTCCCACACCCTCATGGCCAA CCTCCTGTGGAGGGGCCACCCTGTGACCGTGAGGCAGCTGAAGGCACCTGGAACCCAGCCTGACGTGCTGCTGGCTGACCTTCAGCACTGCAG CACCCTGCACCACCCCAGCCTGTTGCTGCTGATGGCATTGAGCCCCTCGGCGGACCTGTCGGGGCTGTGCCTTCTCTTCGAACCCGTGTGGCTGGGCTCCCTGCATGTGGTGCTGCACCCACAGGGACCTAGAGAGGTGAGGCCCCGTGGGGGGCCCCGCCCTGTGCCAGGCCTGCTGCCCGGCCGCCTGCTGCTGCAGGTGCTGGAGGCCCTGCTGTTCCTGCAGGCCCGCTGGCGTGCTCACGGCGGCCTCAGCTCCCACGCCGTGCAGCTGGTGCGGCCAGGCCTGGCCAAGGTAGGCAGCCTGGAACACGGGCGTCCGCTGCATCAACGCTGGCTGAGGCCCAG GCCACAGCAGGGCTACCcctggggaggcccaggcccaggaCTGCCCCCACCTCCCGAACTGTATCCATGGCTGCCACTTGAGCTCATCTGTGGTGACACGCCTGCCGCCACCTCAGACCTCTACAGCTTCTGCATCCTGGCCCAGGAGGTCTTCACTG GAGAGCTGCCCTGGGCTGGACGAGAGGGGCCTGAGGTGAAGGCCAAACTGGAGGCAGGTGAGAGCCCAGCCCTGGACCCGCTGGTGCCAGCCCCCTACCAGGCCCTGGttcgggctgggctgggcctagGGCCTGCTGACCGCCGGGGCAGCCTGCAGAGTACACGATACCTGCTGCGGGAGGCCATGGCCCAG GACTCGGCTCCCGAGGTGAGCTCCCCGGTGGACTGGACCACACTGTGCCCTTCACGCCAGGGTTTCCCACCAG GATCCCAGCTCTGA
- the LOC106729574 gene encoding inactive serine/threonine-protein kinase TEX14 isoform X3, which translates to MSSLRSHLPVELGSVRNPEGQVGRLHRLAVAGGPSWGLTRLLQRVVQVDGENSAGQTALFLSALLGHSSAVRLLLAFGANPNHRCLDGSTPVHAGAFSGRSLVMLHLLQAGGDLRLHDQQGHTPWDWAEQGGAKQSCEMRELLQLCRANISALVHSSELAPTASVDQLQAGSGHSLCGGSLFFLRLVQADRAPWPEQIRRSPQIPASGFGQLSSLWPLGLVTGIPLADPKELLPAQGEPDRTYESSSHTLMANLLWRGHPVTVRQLKAPGTQPDVLLADLQHCSTLHHPSLLLLMALSPSADLSGLCLLFEPVWLGSLHVVLHPQGPREVRPRGGPRPVPGLLPGRLLLQVLEALLFLQARWRAHGGLSSHAVQLVRPGLAKVGSLEHGRPLHQRWLRPRPQQGYPWGGPGPGLPPPPELYPWLPLELICGDTPAATSDLYSFCILAQEVFTGELPWAGREGPEVKAKLEAGESPALDPLVPAPYQALVRAGLGLGPADRRGSLQSTRYLLREAMAQDSAPEVMGHSRVQSGAAWNSGSSLTLGSSPSPNPSLCPGHSPTARVSLHRCLEPRSTDPSSELIRGSLFSSLQKMDLLEEIIAEMKGGYQLEDRPKLNPTPDTNCQGIHGPASADIAPQSLPGGTPHLAPAEMIK; encoded by the exons TTGTCCAGGTAGATGGTGAGAACTCTGCTGGGCAGACGGCGCTCTTCCTCTCTGCGCTGCTGGGCCACAGCTCTGCCGTGCGGCTCCTGCTGGCCTTTGGTGCCAACCCCAACCA CCGCTGCCTCGATGGCAGCACACCCGTGCATGCGGGCGCCTTCTCCGGCCGCAGCCTGGTTATGCTGCACCTGCTGCAGGCAGGGGGCGACCTGCGTCTGCATGACCAGCAGGGTCACACCCCATGGGACTGGGCAGAGCAGGGTGGTGCCAAGCAGAGCTGTGAG ATGCGGGAGCTGTTACAGCTCTGCCGGGCCAACATATCAGCACTAGTACACAGCAGTGAGTTGGCACCCACTGCATCCGTGGACCAGTTGCAGGCCGGCTCTGGACACAGCCTGTGTGGTGGTTCCCTGTTCTTTCTGCGGCTGGTGCAAGCGGACAG GGCACCATGGCCGGAGCAGATCAGGAGATCCCCCCAAATTCCAGCCTCAGGGTTCGGCCAG CTGAGCAGCCTGTGGCCACTGGGGCTGGTAACAGGCATACCCCTCGCAGATCCCAAGGAGCTACTGCCAGCCCAGGGCGAGCCCGACCGCACCTATGAGAGCAGCTCCCACACCCTCATGGCCAA CCTCCTGTGGAGGGGCCACCCTGTGACCGTGAGGCAGCTGAAGGCACCTGGAACCCAGCCTGACGTGCTGCTGGCTGACCTTCAGCACTGCAG CACCCTGCACCACCCCAGCCTGTTGCTGCTGATGGCATTGAGCCCCTCGGCGGACCTGTCGGGGCTGTGCCTTCTCTTCGAACCCGTGTGGCTGGGCTCCCTGCATGTGGTGCTGCACCCACAGGGACCTAGAGAGGTGAGGCCCCGTGGGGGGCCCCGCCCTGTGCCAGGCCTGCTGCCCGGCCGCCTGCTGCTGCAGGTGCTGGAGGCCCTGCTGTTCCTGCAGGCCCGCTGGCGTGCTCACGGCGGCCTCAGCTCCCACGCCGTGCAGCTGGTGCGGCCAGGCCTGGCCAAGGTAGGCAGCCTGGAACACGGGCGTCCGCTGCATCAACGCTGGCTGAGGCCCAG GCCACAGCAGGGCTACCcctggggaggcccaggcccaggaCTGCCCCCACCTCCCGAACTGTATCCATGGCTGCCACTTGAGCTCATCTGTGGTGACACGCCTGCCGCCACCTCAGACCTCTACAGCTTCTGCATCCTGGCCCAGGAGGTCTTCACTG GAGAGCTGCCCTGGGCTGGACGAGAGGGGCCTGAGGTGAAGGCCAAACTGGAGGCAGGTGAGAGCCCAGCCCTGGACCCGCTGGTGCCAGCCCCCTACCAGGCCCTGGttcgggctgggctgggcctagGGCCTGCTGACCGCCGGGGCAGCCTGCAGAGTACACGATACCTGCTGCGGGAGGCCATGGCCCAG GACTCGGCTCCCGAG GTCATGGGCCACAGCAGAGTCCAGAGTGGTGCAGCCTGGAATTCGGGCAGCAGCCTGACTCTAGGCAGCAGCCCAAGTCCCAACCCTAGCCTCTGCCCAGGCCACAGCCCCACGGCCAGGGTCAGCCTGCACCGCTGCCTGGAGCCCAGATCCACA GATCCCAGCTCTGAGCTAATCAGAGGAAGTCTCTTCTCCAGCCTGCAGAA gatggATCTGCTGGAGGAGATCATAGCAGAGATGAAAGGTGGATACCAACTTGAAGACAGACCCAAGCTCAATCCCACTCCTGACACAAATTGTCAGGGCATCCATGGCCCCGCCTCGGCAGATATCGCTCCTCAGAGCCTCCCAGGAGGGACTCCGCACTTGGCACCTgctgaaatgataaaatga
- the LOC106729574 gene encoding inactive serine/threonine-protein kinase TEX14 isoform X2 translates to MSSLRSHLPVELGSVRNPEGQVGRLHRLAVAGGPSWGLTRLLQRVVQVDGENSAGQTALFLSALLGHSSAVRLLLAFGANPNHRCLDGSTPVHAGAFSGRSLVMLHLLQAGGDLRLHDQQGHTPWDWAEQGGAKQSCEMRELLQLCRANISALVHSSELAPTASVDQLQAGSGHSLCGGSLFFLRLVQADRAPWPEQIRRSPQIPASGFGQLSSLWPLGLVTGIPLADPKELLPAQGEPDRTYESSSHTLMANLLWRGHPVTVRQLKAPGTQPDVLLADLQHCSTLHHPSLLLLMALSPSADLSGLCLLFEPVWLGSLHVVLHPQGPREARWRAHGGLSSHAVQLVRPGLAKVGSLEHGRPLHQRWLRPRPQQGYPWGGPGPGLPPPPELYPWLPLELICGDTPAATSDLYSFCILAQEVFTGELPWAGREGPEVKAKLEAGESPALDPLVPAPYQALVRAGLGLGPADRRGSLQSTRYLLREAMAQDSAPEVSSPVDWTTLCPSRQGFPPETLYPDVAPRANTTPRPVPPVMSLGPSPPQVMGHSRVQSGAAWNSGSSLTLGSSPSPNPSLCPGHSPTARVSLHRCLEPRSTDPSSELIRGSLFSSLQKMDLLEEIIAEMKGGYQLEDRPKLNPTPDTNCQGIHGPASADIAPQSLPGGTPHLAPAEMIK, encoded by the exons TTGTCCAGGTAGATGGTGAGAACTCTGCTGGGCAGACGGCGCTCTTCCTCTCTGCGCTGCTGGGCCACAGCTCTGCCGTGCGGCTCCTGCTGGCCTTTGGTGCCAACCCCAACCA CCGCTGCCTCGATGGCAGCACACCCGTGCATGCGGGCGCCTTCTCCGGCCGCAGCCTGGTTATGCTGCACCTGCTGCAGGCAGGGGGCGACCTGCGTCTGCATGACCAGCAGGGTCACACCCCATGGGACTGGGCAGAGCAGGGTGGTGCCAAGCAGAGCTGTGAG ATGCGGGAGCTGTTACAGCTCTGCCGGGCCAACATATCAGCACTAGTACACAGCAGTGAGTTGGCACCCACTGCATCCGTGGACCAGTTGCAGGCCGGCTCTGGACACAGCCTGTGTGGTGGTTCCCTGTTCTTTCTGCGGCTGGTGCAAGCGGACAG GGCACCATGGCCGGAGCAGATCAGGAGATCCCCCCAAATTCCAGCCTCAGGGTTCGGCCAG CTGAGCAGCCTGTGGCCACTGGGGCTGGTAACAGGCATACCCCTCGCAGATCCCAAGGAGCTACTGCCAGCCCAGGGCGAGCCCGACCGCACCTATGAGAGCAGCTCCCACACCCTCATGGCCAA CCTCCTGTGGAGGGGCCACCCTGTGACCGTGAGGCAGCTGAAGGCACCTGGAACCCAGCCTGACGTGCTGCTGGCTGACCTTCAGCACTGCAG CACCCTGCACCACCCCAGCCTGTTGCTGCTGATGGCATTGAGCCCCTCGGCGGACCTGTCGGGGCTGTGCCTTCTCTTCGAACCCGTGTGGCTGGGCTCCCTGCATGTGGTGCTGCACCCACAGGGACCTAGAGAG GCCCGCTGGCGTGCTCACGGCGGCCTCAGCTCCCACGCCGTGCAGCTGGTGCGGCCAGGCCTGGCCAAGGTAGGCAGCCTGGAACACGGGCGTCCGCTGCATCAACGCTGGCTGAGGCCCAG GCCACAGCAGGGCTACCcctggggaggcccaggcccaggaCTGCCCCCACCTCCCGAACTGTATCCATGGCTGCCACTTGAGCTCATCTGTGGTGACACGCCTGCCGCCACCTCAGACCTCTACAGCTTCTGCATCCTGGCCCAGGAGGTCTTCACTG GAGAGCTGCCCTGGGCTGGACGAGAGGGGCCTGAGGTGAAGGCCAAACTGGAGGCAGGTGAGAGCCCAGCCCTGGACCCGCTGGTGCCAGCCCCCTACCAGGCCCTGGttcgggctgggctgggcctagGGCCTGCTGACCGCCGGGGCAGCCTGCAGAGTACACGATACCTGCTGCGGGAGGCCATGGCCCAG GACTCGGCTCCCGAGGTGAGCTCCCCGGTGGACTGGACCACACTGTGCCCTTCACGCCAGGGTTTCCCACCAG AGACATTGTACCCTGATGTGGCTCCCAGAGCCAACACTACACCCAGGCCTGTGCCCCCCGTGATGTCCctaggcccctccccaccccag GTCATGGGCCACAGCAGAGTCCAGAGTGGTGCAGCCTGGAATTCGGGCAGCAGCCTGACTCTAGGCAGCAGCCCAAGTCCCAACCCTAGCCTCTGCCCAGGCCACAGCCCCACGGCCAGGGTCAGCCTGCACCGCTGCCTGGAGCCCAGATCCACA GATCCCAGCTCTGAGCTAATCAGAGGAAGTCTCTTCTCCAGCCTGCAGAA gatggATCTGCTGGAGGAGATCATAGCAGAGATGAAAGGTGGATACCAACTTGAAGACAGACCCAAGCTCAATCCCACTCCTGACACAAATTGTCAGGGCATCCATGGCCCCGCCTCGGCAGATATCGCTCCTCAGAGCCTCCCAGGAGGGACTCCGCACTTGGCACCTgctgaaatgataaaatga
- the LOC106729574 gene encoding inactive serine/threonine-protein kinase TEX14 isoform X1: protein MSSLRSHLPVELGSVRNPEGQVGRLHRLAVAGGPSWGLTRLLQRVVQVDGENSAGQTALFLSALLGHSSAVRLLLAFGANPNHRCLDGSTPVHAGAFSGRSLVMLHLLQAGGDLRLHDQQGHTPWDWAEQGGAKQSCEMRELLQLCRANISALVHSSELAPTASVDQLQAGSGHSLCGGSLFFLRLVQADRAPWPEQIRRSPQIPASGFGQLSSLWPLGLVTGIPLADPKELLPAQGEPDRTYESSSHTLMANLLWRGHPVTVRQLKAPGTQPDVLLADLQHCSTLHHPSLLLLMALSPSADLSGLCLLFEPVWLGSLHVVLHPQGPREVRPRGGPRPVPGLLPGRLLLQVLEALLFLQARWRAHGGLSSHAVQLVRPGLAKVGSLEHGRPLHQRWLRPRPQQGYPWGGPGPGLPPPPELYPWLPLELICGDTPAATSDLYSFCILAQEVFTGELPWAGREGPEVKAKLEAGESPALDPLVPAPYQALVRAGLGLGPADRRGSLQSTRYLLREAMAQDSAPEVSSPVDWTTLCPSRQGFPPETLYPDVAPRANTTPRPVPPVMSLGPSPPQVMGHSRVQSGAAWNSGSSLTLGSSPSPNPSLCPGHSPTARVSLHRCLEPRSTDPSSELIRGSLFSSLQKMDLLEEIIAEMKGGYQLEDRPKLNPTPDTNCQGIHGPASADIAPQSLPGGTPHLAPAEMIK from the exons TTGTCCAGGTAGATGGTGAGAACTCTGCTGGGCAGACGGCGCTCTTCCTCTCTGCGCTGCTGGGCCACAGCTCTGCCGTGCGGCTCCTGCTGGCCTTTGGTGCCAACCCCAACCA CCGCTGCCTCGATGGCAGCACACCCGTGCATGCGGGCGCCTTCTCCGGCCGCAGCCTGGTTATGCTGCACCTGCTGCAGGCAGGGGGCGACCTGCGTCTGCATGACCAGCAGGGTCACACCCCATGGGACTGGGCAGAGCAGGGTGGTGCCAAGCAGAGCTGTGAG ATGCGGGAGCTGTTACAGCTCTGCCGGGCCAACATATCAGCACTAGTACACAGCAGTGAGTTGGCACCCACTGCATCCGTGGACCAGTTGCAGGCCGGCTCTGGACACAGCCTGTGTGGTGGTTCCCTGTTCTTTCTGCGGCTGGTGCAAGCGGACAG GGCACCATGGCCGGAGCAGATCAGGAGATCCCCCCAAATTCCAGCCTCAGGGTTCGGCCAG CTGAGCAGCCTGTGGCCACTGGGGCTGGTAACAGGCATACCCCTCGCAGATCCCAAGGAGCTACTGCCAGCCCAGGGCGAGCCCGACCGCACCTATGAGAGCAGCTCCCACACCCTCATGGCCAA CCTCCTGTGGAGGGGCCACCCTGTGACCGTGAGGCAGCTGAAGGCACCTGGAACCCAGCCTGACGTGCTGCTGGCTGACCTTCAGCACTGCAG CACCCTGCACCACCCCAGCCTGTTGCTGCTGATGGCATTGAGCCCCTCGGCGGACCTGTCGGGGCTGTGCCTTCTCTTCGAACCCGTGTGGCTGGGCTCCCTGCATGTGGTGCTGCACCCACAGGGACCTAGAGAGGTGAGGCCCCGTGGGGGGCCCCGCCCTGTGCCAGGCCTGCTGCCCGGCCGCCTGCTGCTGCAGGTGCTGGAGGCCCTGCTGTTCCTGCAGGCCCGCTGGCGTGCTCACGGCGGCCTCAGCTCCCACGCCGTGCAGCTGGTGCGGCCAGGCCTGGCCAAGGTAGGCAGCCTGGAACACGGGCGTCCGCTGCATCAACGCTGGCTGAGGCCCAG GCCACAGCAGGGCTACCcctggggaggcccaggcccaggaCTGCCCCCACCTCCCGAACTGTATCCATGGCTGCCACTTGAGCTCATCTGTGGTGACACGCCTGCCGCCACCTCAGACCTCTACAGCTTCTGCATCCTGGCCCAGGAGGTCTTCACTG GAGAGCTGCCCTGGGCTGGACGAGAGGGGCCTGAGGTGAAGGCCAAACTGGAGGCAGGTGAGAGCCCAGCCCTGGACCCGCTGGTGCCAGCCCCCTACCAGGCCCTGGttcgggctgggctgggcctagGGCCTGCTGACCGCCGGGGCAGCCTGCAGAGTACACGATACCTGCTGCGGGAGGCCATGGCCCAG GACTCGGCTCCCGAGGTGAGCTCCCCGGTGGACTGGACCACACTGTGCCCTTCACGCCAGGGTTTCCCACCAG AGACATTGTACCCTGATGTGGCTCCCAGAGCCAACACTACACCCAGGCCTGTGCCCCCCGTGATGTCCctaggcccctccccaccccag GTCATGGGCCACAGCAGAGTCCAGAGTGGTGCAGCCTGGAATTCGGGCAGCAGCCTGACTCTAGGCAGCAGCCCAAGTCCCAACCCTAGCCTCTGCCCAGGCCACAGCCCCACGGCCAGGGTCAGCCTGCACCGCTGCCTGGAGCCCAGATCCACA GATCCCAGCTCTGAGCTAATCAGAGGAAGTCTCTTCTCCAGCCTGCAGAA gatggATCTGCTGGAGGAGATCATAGCAGAGATGAAAGGTGGATACCAACTTGAAGACAGACCCAAGCTCAATCCCACTCCTGACACAAATTGTCAGGGCATCCATGGCCCCGCCTCGGCAGATATCGCTCCTCAGAGCCTCCCAGGAGGGACTCCGCACTTGGCACCTgctgaaatgataaaatga